From a region of the Halolamina sp. CBA1230 genome:
- a CDS encoding PAC2 family protein: MDPIDIETVADPDLREPVLVEGLPGVGHVGKLAAEHLLEEFESTLVRRVYADEFPPQVDVDDDGVASLTCASFHAVDLSSPTPSDVEEDEESEVDDEDENAADEDDESPEGDALADGGDVDEEGSEDDAEEDPGTVPVERDLLVLTGNHQAGSNKGHYQLTEAFLDVAESFGVEEAYALGGVPTGELIEEHNVLGAVSRGELTDSLADAGVEFRGDEPAGGIVGVSGLLLGLGGRRGLDVACLMGETSGYLVDPKSAKAVLETLEQQLEFRVDFAALEKRAEEMEEVVSKIQQMQEGGGGGMAGDEELRYIG, translated from the coding sequence ATGGATCCCATCGACATCGAGACGGTCGCAGACCCCGATCTCCGGGAGCCCGTGCTGGTCGAGGGGCTGCCGGGCGTCGGCCACGTCGGCAAACTCGCCGCCGAGCACCTGCTCGAGGAGTTCGAGAGCACGCTCGTCCGCCGAGTGTACGCCGACGAGTTCCCGCCGCAGGTCGACGTCGACGACGACGGTGTCGCCTCGCTGACCTGCGCCTCGTTCCACGCGGTCGACCTTTCCTCGCCGACGCCTTCGGATGTGGAGGAAGACGAGGAGTCGGAAGTCGACGACGAGGACGAGAACGCGGCGGACGAGGACGACGAGAGCCCCGAAGGTGACGCACTCGCCGACGGCGGCGACGTCGACGAGGAAGGGAGTGAGGACGACGCCGAGGAGGACCCCGGCACCGTCCCGGTCGAGCGCGACCTGCTCGTGCTCACGGGGAACCACCAGGCCGGCAGCAACAAGGGCCACTACCAGCTAACCGAGGCGTTCCTCGACGTGGCCGAGTCGTTCGGCGTCGAGGAGGCGTACGCGCTGGGCGGCGTCCCGACGGGCGAACTCATCGAGGAACACAACGTCCTCGGCGCGGTCAGCCGGGGCGAACTCACCGACTCGCTCGCGGACGCTGGCGTGGAGTTCCGCGGCGACGAGCCCGCCGGCGGTATCGTCGGCGTCTCGGGGCTGCTGCTCGGTCTCGGCGGCCGGCGCGGCCTCGACGTGGCCTGCCTGATGGGCGAGACCAGCGGCTACCTCGTCGACCCCAAGAGCGCGAAAGCCGTCCTCGAGACGCTGGAGCAGCAGCTCGAGTTCCGCGTCGACTTCGCCGCGCTGGAGAAGCGCGCCGAGGAGATGGAGGAGGTCGTGAGCAAGATCCAGCAGATGCAGGAGGGCGGCGGTGGCGGGATGGCGGGCGACGAGGAGCTTCGGTACATCGGCTAA
- a CDS encoding 30S ribosomal protein S27e produces MTGSFLEVVCPDCENEQIVFQNASTTVNCAVCGTTLATPTGGKADINGEVADIVEAR; encoded by the coding sequence ATGACGGGGAGCTTCCTCGAAGTCGTCTGTCCGGACTGCGAGAACGAGCAGATCGTCTTCCAGAACGCGTCCACGACGGTAAACTGCGCCGTCTGTGGCACCACGCTGGCGACGCCCACCGGCGGGAAGGCCGACATCAACGGCGAAGTCGCCGACATCGTCGAGGCGCGATAA
- a CDS encoding 50S ribosomal protein L44e, with translation MEMPRRMNTYCPHCDAHHEHEIEKVRSGRQTGMKWAARQQERGKKTIGNSGKFSKVPAGNKPTKKTHLKYICSDCNKAHMREGWRTGRLEFQE, from the coding sequence ATGGAGATGCCACGCCGCATGAACACGTACTGTCCGCACTGTGACGCCCACCACGAACACGAGATCGAGAAGGTCCGGTCCGGCCGTCAGACCGGGATGAAGTGGGCCGCCCGCCAGCAGGAGCGCGGGAAGAAGACCATCGGGAACTCCGGGAAGTTCTCGAAGGTGCCGGCCGGCAACAAGCCGACCAAGAAGACCCACCTGAAGTACATCTGCTCGGACTGCAACAAGGCCCACATGCGAGAGGGGTGGCGGACCGGCCGCCTGGAGTTCCAGGAATGA
- a CDS encoding DUF2298 domain-containing protein gives MQYLAVLVWLAVFAGVAVLGYPIAARLFARLRSNGSGFALPIALVTIWLPVYWLGKLSFGPLTVAAGLAVLVGIAAALGLDREALRDGELRPAEGIGVDRRAVAETAVVFAAAFLFLVAIRSADPAVHAIGGEKYLDYGMLRTLLRSGTLPPEDFWFAGEPVQYYYGGHLLAAILTYLTGTTPELAYNLALAGFYAMLVTAAYDLAANAAAEHGWNPGVGGAFAAFFVGFASNVTTAGRLLLGLLPPGLQSSLAPGVEPLPLSGEGFSYWSASRVIGDTVDGNTFPTINEFPLFAWLNGDMHAHMMGTPFLLLGAALGFALYLTPATERRRRLGLLAVVPLLGFFQIVTSTWSFPSVFGVTYLALALSPADPTALLPGSAAERVRQGRQRLADSLGDDGAGDRALAEIERLFVPLGVVGGLVAVAGVLALPFLTRTMTGGSSRTIEFLPAAARSGVLELFAVHGAFLLVFGLYLFSRVEPGRRAPLALAVAAVGAVAILLPLDVLAFTLPLLVVGWAVLRFRDAGYETVLIVAGAGLVTIVEIVYVNEQAGPLRMNTVFKTYMQVWVFWGVGAGAAVAGLLARAKRAARAADSPSLGRGVAVPALVALLVLSTSVYGGFALSGHFANVEEPTLDATEMPSWYEDDELAAVDWLDRTADGETVIVSAPAQGGTPGMYNWNSAIGASLTGVPTVVGWAHEVGYRGSEAYYARVDAVDALYTGSPADAASVIRDHDVEYVWVGSAERNRYGDDLVDFDERAGYEPVFTEGDVVVYEVTAGELPA, from the coding sequence ATGCAGTACCTCGCCGTGCTCGTCTGGCTGGCTGTTTTCGCCGGGGTGGCCGTGCTCGGCTACCCGATCGCGGCCCGGCTGTTCGCCCGGCTCCGGAGCAACGGGAGCGGGTTCGCGCTCCCGATCGCGCTAGTGACGATCTGGCTCCCGGTGTACTGGCTCGGGAAGCTCTCCTTCGGGCCGCTCACGGTCGCCGCGGGGCTCGCCGTCCTCGTCGGCATCGCCGCCGCGCTGGGGCTCGATCGTGAGGCGTTACGGGACGGTGAGCTCCGACCCGCCGAGGGGATCGGCGTCGATCGCCGCGCCGTCGCCGAGACGGCGGTCGTGTTCGCCGCCGCCTTTCTCTTCCTGGTCGCGATCCGTAGCGCCGACCCCGCGGTCCACGCCATCGGCGGCGAGAAGTACCTCGACTACGGGATGCTCCGGACCCTCCTCCGTTCAGGGACGCTCCCGCCCGAGGACTTCTGGTTCGCGGGCGAGCCGGTGCAGTACTACTACGGCGGCCACCTGCTCGCGGCGATCCTGACCTATCTGACCGGCACGACGCCCGAACTCGCCTACAACCTCGCGCTCGCGGGGTTCTACGCGATGCTCGTGACCGCCGCCTACGACCTCGCTGCGAACGCCGCGGCCGAACACGGGTGGAATCCCGGCGTCGGCGGCGCGTTCGCGGCCTTTTTCGTCGGCTTCGCGAGCAACGTCACGACAGCCGGTCGACTGCTACTCGGTCTGCTTCCGCCGGGGCTCCAGTCCTCGCTCGCCCCGGGGGTCGAACCGCTCCCGCTCTCGGGCGAGGGGTTCAGCTACTGGTCGGCCAGCCGCGTGATCGGCGACACGGTCGACGGCAACACGTTCCCCACGATCAACGAGTTCCCGCTGTTCGCGTGGCTCAACGGCGACATGCACGCCCACATGATGGGGACGCCGTTCCTCCTGCTCGGGGCGGCGCTGGGGTTCGCCCTCTACCTGACGCCCGCGACCGAACGCCGTCGCCGACTGGGGCTGCTCGCGGTCGTCCCCCTGCTCGGGTTCTTCCAGATCGTCACGAGCACGTGGAGCTTCCCCTCCGTCTTCGGCGTCACCTACCTCGCGCTCGCGCTCTCGCCGGCCGACCCGACGGCGCTGCTGCCCGGAAGCGCCGCCGAGCGCGTTCGTCAGGGGCGACAACGGCTCGCGGACTCGCTCGGCGACGACGGAGCGGGCGATCGCGCACTCGCCGAGATCGAACGACTGTTCGTGCCGCTGGGTGTCGTCGGCGGTCTGGTCGCCGTCGCGGGCGTGCTGGCGCTCCCGTTCCTGACGCGAACGATGACCGGCGGGAGCAGTCGGACGATCGAGTTCCTCCCTGCCGCTGCCCGCAGTGGGGTGTTGGAACTGTTCGCGGTCCACGGCGCGTTCCTGCTCGTGTTCGGACTCTACCTGTTCTCGCGGGTGGAGCCGGGACGCCGCGCGCCGCTGGCGCTGGCGGTCGCTGCCGTCGGCGCCGTCGCGATCCTGCTCCCGCTCGACGTGCTGGCGTTCACGCTCCCGCTGCTCGTCGTCGGCTGGGCCGTCCTCCGGTTCCGTGACGCAGGGTACGAGACGGTGCTGATCGTCGCCGGCGCGGGGCTGGTGACGATCGTGGAGATCGTCTACGTCAACGAGCAGGCCGGCCCGCTCCGGATGAACACGGTGTTCAAGACGTACATGCAGGTCTGGGTGTTCTGGGGCGTCGGCGCGGGCGCGGCGGTTGCGGGGCTGCTGGCGCGTGCGAAGCGGGCAGCTCGAGCCGCCGATAGCCCGTCGCTCGGCCGTGGCGTCGCCGTGCCCGCGCTCGTCGCGCTGCTCGTACTCTCGACCTCGGTGTACGGCGGGTTCGCGCTCTCGGGCCACTTCGCGAACGTGGAGGAGCCGACGCTCGACGCGACCGAGATGCCGTCCTGGTACGAGGACGACGAGCTCGCGGCGGTCGACTGGCTCGACCGAACCGCCGACGGGGAGACGGTGATCGTCTCGGCGCCCGCTCAAGGGGGGACCCCCGGGATGTACAACTGGAACTCCGCGATCGGCGCCAGCCTGACCGGCGTCCCGACGGTCGTCGGCTGGGCACACGAGGTCGGCTATCGCGGGAGCGAGGCGTACTACGCCCGGGTCGACGCCGTCGACGCGCTGTACACCGGCTCGCCCGCCGACGCGGCGTCGGTGATCCGCGACCACGACGTCGAGTACGTCTGGGTCGGCAGCGCCGAGCGGAACCGCTACGGCGACGACCTGGTCGACTTCGACGAGCGCGCGGGCTACGAGCCAGTGTTCACCGAGGGTGACGTGGTCGTGTACGAGGTGACCGCCGGAGAGCTACCGGCGTAA
- a CDS encoding HAH_0734 family protein: MKQLIVHGDAGFRRDDVIEVDGEELVCFGVAKQGDWHGPDEPQLWCTVGTEDEQEKYDKRQYVPHWLDTESVDAADVEIVSEKNPLNV, from the coding sequence ATGAAGCAGCTCATCGTCCACGGCGACGCGGGGTTCCGGCGTGACGACGTGATCGAGGTCGACGGGGAGGAGCTGGTCTGTTTCGGCGTCGCCAAACAGGGCGACTGGCACGGTCCCGACGAGCCACAGCTCTGGTGTACGGTCGGCACCGAGGACGAACAGGAGAAGTACGACAAGCGCCAGTACGTCCCCCACTGGCTCGACACCGAGAGCGTCGACGCCGCGGACGTCGAGATCGTGAGCGAGAAGAACCCGCTGAACGTATAG
- the sufB gene encoding Fe-S cluster assembly protein SufB: MSSDQDHLQQTDTEERFDFKKDSKAAYAAEKGLTEETIHAISDDKDEPDWMRERRLRALEQFQAMPMPTDWPGQPDLSELDIDEIVPYVRPDIETRGGVDDWTDLPDEIKDTFDKLGIPEAEKNALSGVGAQYESEVVYQNMQERWEEKGVVFCNMDEAVQEHEELVKEHFMTNCVPPSDNKFAALHGAIWSGGSFVYVPEDVTVEMPVQAYFRMNSEGMGQFEHTLIIAEENSEVHYIEGCSAPKYSAFNLHSGGVEVFVGEDAHVQYSTVQNWSKNTYNLNTKRALVEQEGRMEWISGSMGSKATMLYPSTVLKGRGASDNHITIAFAGEGQDIDTGAKVYHNAPNTKSTIESKSISKDGGRTNYRGLVHIADGAENSSTAVECDALMFDNESTSDTMPYMEINESKVDVAHEATVGKIGDEDIFYLQTRGLDDDDAKQMIVSGFIEPITEELPIEYAVELNRLVELEMEGSLG, encoded by the coding sequence ATGAGTTCAGACCAGGACCACCTACAACAGACCGACACCGAGGAGCGCTTCGACTTCAAGAAGGACTCCAAGGCCGCCTACGCGGCTGAGAAAGGGCTGACCGAGGAGACGATCCACGCGATCTCCGACGACAAGGACGAGCCCGACTGGATGCGCGAGCGCCGGCTGCGCGCGCTCGAGCAGTTCCAGGCGATGCCGATGCCGACCGACTGGCCGGGCCAGCCCGACCTCAGCGAGCTCGACATCGACGAGATCGTCCCGTACGTCCGCCCGGACATCGAGACCCGTGGCGGCGTCGACGACTGGACGGATCTCCCCGACGAGATCAAGGACACGTTCGACAAGCTGGGCATCCCCGAGGCCGAGAAGAACGCGCTCTCGGGCGTCGGCGCCCAGTACGAGTCGGAGGTCGTCTACCAGAACATGCAGGAGCGCTGGGAGGAGAAAGGCGTCGTCTTCTGCAACATGGACGAGGCCGTCCAGGAGCACGAGGAGCTCGTCAAGGAGCACTTCATGACGAACTGCGTCCCCCCGAGCGACAACAAGTTCGCCGCGCTCCACGGCGCCATCTGGTCGGGCGGCTCGTTCGTTTACGTCCCCGAGGACGTGACCGTCGAGATGCCCGTCCAGGCGTACTTCCGGATGAACTCCGAGGGGATGGGGCAGTTCGAGCACACGCTCATCATCGCCGAGGAGAACTCGGAGGTCCACTACATCGAGGGCTGTTCCGCCCCGAAGTACTCCGCGTTCAACCTCCACTCCGGCGGCGTCGAAGTGTTCGTGGGCGAGGACGCCCACGTCCAGTACTCGACCGTGCAGAACTGGTCGAAGAACACGTACAACCTCAACACCAAGCGCGCCCTCGTCGAGCAGGAGGGCCGCATGGAGTGGATCTCGGGCTCGATGGGCTCGAAAGCGACGATGCTCTACCCCTCGACGGTGCTGAAGGGGCGAGGCGCGTCGGACAACCACATCACCATCGCCTTCGCGGGCGAGGGGCAGGACATCGACACCGGCGCGAAGGTGTACCACAACGCGCCGAACACGAAGTCCACCATCGAGTCGAAATCCATCAGCAAGGACGGCGGCCGCACCAACTACCGCGGCCTGGTCCACATCGCCGACGGCGCCGAGAACTCCTCGACGGCCGTCGAGTGTGACGCGCTGATGTTCGACAACGAGTCGACCTCCGACACGATGCCGTACATGGAGATCAACGAGTCGAAGGTCGACGTGGCCCACGAGGCGACGGTGGGGAAGATCGGCGACGAGGACATCTTCTACCTCCAGACCCGCGGGCTCGACGACGACGACGCGAAGCAGATGATCGTCTCCGGCTTCATCGAGCCGATCACGGAGGAGCTCCCCATCGAGTACGCGGTGGAGCTGAACCGGCTGGTCGAGCTCGAGATGGAGGGGAGCCTCGGATAA
- a CDS encoding translation initiation factor IF-2 subunit alpha, which translates to MAGNEWPEPGELVVGTVDEIADFGVFVDMEGYEHRGLVHISEVASGWIKNVRDHVSVGRTVVAKVLEVDESAQQVDLSLKDVNEHQRKQTIQEWKNQQKADKWMELAFGEDHDRDDVVETLTAEYDSLYEAFEEAAIHGMEALDGVGLDDEATQAVVQTARENVSVPYVNVTGYVDIRSPGPDGVDDVKAALRAAAGDGDHDVPEEVELEVSYVGAPEYRIEVQAPDYKTAEAELEAAAARAKTEVEEHGGTAEYHRERNEDDE; encoded by the coding sequence ATGGCGGGGAACGAGTGGCCCGAGCCGGGTGAGCTCGTCGTCGGCACTGTCGACGAGATCGCCGATTTCGGCGTGTTCGTCGACATGGAGGGCTACGAGCACCGCGGGCTGGTCCACATCTCGGAGGTCGCCTCCGGCTGGATCAAGAACGTCCGCGATCACGTCAGCGTCGGCCGCACGGTCGTCGCCAAAGTGCTCGAGGTCGACGAGTCCGCCCAGCAGGTGGACCTCTCGCTCAAGGACGTCAACGAGCACCAGCGCAAGCAGACGATCCAGGAGTGGAAGAACCAACAGAAAGCCGACAAGTGGATGGAGCTGGCGTTCGGCGAGGACCACGACCGCGACGACGTGGTCGAGACGCTCACCGCCGAGTACGACTCGCTGTACGAGGCGTTCGAGGAGGCCGCCATCCACGGGATGGAGGCGCTGGACGGCGTCGGCCTCGACGACGAGGCCACCCAGGCGGTCGTCCAGACCGCCCGGGAGAACGTCTCGGTGCCGTACGTCAACGTCACCGGCTACGTGGACATCCGCTCGCCCGGCCCCGACGGCGTCGACGACGTGAAGGCGGCACTGCGGGCCGCCGCGGGCGACGGCGACCACGACGTTCCCGAGGAGGTCGAACTCGAAGTGTCCTACGTCGGCGCCCCGGAGTACCGCATCGAGGTGCAGGCCCCCGACTACAAGACCGCCGAGGCGGAGCTCGAGGCCGCCGCCGCACGCGCCAAGACCGAGGTCGAGGAGCACGGCGGCACCGCCGAGTACCACCGCGAGCGCAACGAAGACGACGAATGA
- a CDS encoding MazG-like family protein → MPEQRVVAQFLDEHGMRSPPAYRLLDLTAEVGEVAADAAKSSEYGESPESLSVPEDELGDALFALLALAEELDVDAGTAFETTLAKYEARIHENGDAGSGA, encoded by the coding sequence ATGCCCGAACAGCGCGTCGTCGCGCAGTTCCTCGACGAGCACGGGATGCGATCGCCGCCCGCGTACCGCCTCCTCGACCTGACTGCTGAAGTGGGCGAGGTCGCCGCCGACGCCGCGAAGTCGAGCGAGTACGGCGAGTCCCCCGAGTCGCTCTCCGTCCCCGAGGACGAACTCGGCGACGCACTGTTCGCGCTGCTGGCGCTGGCCGAGGAACTGGACGTCGACGCCGGCACCGCGTTCGAGACAACGCTCGCGAAGTACGAGGCGCGGATCCACGAAAACGGCGACGCCGGCTCGGGCGCCTAG
- a CDS encoding ABC transporter ATP-binding protein, translating to MATLEINNLHAEVAENGERILRGVDLEVESGEIHALMGPNGSGKSTTAKVIAGHPAYDVTEGEILLHLDDEDLADIDEELEEEHYHWDLLDLEPNERAALGIFLAFQYPAEIEGVTMTNFLRQALNAKHEEREELFEDEEEAEADDEDEGYESSPMEGPQDEGEIGVAEFQQILSEKMELLDMDESFAQRYLNAGFSGGEKKQNEVLQAAILEPSIAVLDEIDSGLDIDRLSDVAQGIERLSDEQGTGVLQITHYQRILDYVEPDRVHVMLDGEVVMDGDAELAEELEEEGYDWVREQVYETA from the coding sequence ATGGCTACACTCGAAATCAACAACCTACACGCGGAAGTCGCCGAGAACGGGGAGCGAATCCTGCGCGGGGTCGATCTGGAGGTCGAATCCGGTGAGATCCACGCGCTGATGGGCCCGAACGGGTCGGGCAAGTCCACGACCGCCAAAGTCATCGCGGGCCATCCGGCCTACGACGTGACCGAGGGCGAGATCCTGCTCCACCTCGACGACGAGGACCTCGCGGATATCGACGAGGAGCTGGAGGAGGAGCATTACCACTGGGACCTGCTCGACCTCGAACCCAACGAGCGGGCCGCGCTGGGGATCTTCCTTGCCTTCCAGTACCCCGCCGAGATCGAGGGGGTTACGATGACCAACTTCCTCCGCCAGGCGCTCAACGCCAAGCACGAGGAGCGCGAGGAGCTCTTCGAGGACGAGGAGGAGGCGGAGGCCGACGACGAGGACGAGGGGTACGAGTCCTCGCCGATGGAGGGGCCCCAGGACGAGGGCGAGATCGGCGTCGCCGAGTTCCAGCAGATCCTGAGCGAGAAGATGGAGCTGCTGGACATGGACGAGTCGTTCGCCCAGCGCTACCTCAACGCCGGCTTCTCGGGCGGCGAGAAGAAGCAGAACGAGGTGCTGCAGGCGGCGATCCTCGAGCCCTCGATCGCGGTGCTCGACGAGATCGACTCCGGGCTCGACATCGACCGCCTCAGCGACGTCGCACAGGGTATCGAACGACTGAGTGACGAACAGGGCACCGGCGTCCTGCAGATCACCCACTACCAGCGCATCCTCGACTACGTGGAGCCGGACCGCGTCCACGTGATGCTCGACGGCGAGGTCGTCATGGACGGCGACGCCGAGCTCGCCGAGGAGCTCGAGGAGGAAGGGTACGACTGGGTGCGCGAGCAGGTTTACGAGACGGCTTAA
- a CDS encoding RNA-protein complex protein Nop10 has protein sequence MTKSDIRVCSAWRSEDDPDRADGSGQHDRPVYTLSAECPDCGAEAINSAPAPFDPADPYGEYRRRARDAGPDTA, from the coding sequence ATGACGAAGTCGGACATCCGCGTCTGTTCGGCGTGGAGGTCCGAGGACGACCCGGATCGAGCAGACGGGTCGGGCCAACACGACCGACCCGTATACACGCTTTCTGCTGAGTGTCCCGACTGTGGCGCCGAGGCGATCAACTCCGCCCCGGCGCCGTTCGACCCCGCGGACCCGTACGGCGAGTACCGCCGCCGGGCCCGCGACGCCGGCCCTGACACGGCCTGA